CGGCTTTGATGACCGCAACCAGTTCGATTTCTACCGCGACATGCCCGGCGGTCTGGCCGGACTGCGGGAACTCAGCCGCACGCTGCACGAGCGGGGCGTTAAGGTCTTCATCAACTACAATCCCTGGGACATCGGGACCCGCCGGGAGGCCAGGTCTGACGTCGAGATGCTGGCCGAACTTGTCTCGGCCATCGAGGCCGACGGCATATTCCTCGATACGCTTCACGAGGGAATGCGGGAATTGCGCGACCGGCTGGACGCCGTGCGTCCGGGCGTGGTCCTGGAATCGGAACTGACACTGCCTGTCGAGCGCGTCGCCGATCACCACATGTCCTGGGCCCAGTGGTTTGCCGACAGTGAGGCTCCCGGCGTGCTCTGGAACAAGTGGTTCGAGCGGCGGCATATGATGCACCAGATTCAACGCTGGGACCGCGACCACACGGGCGAGTTGCACATCGCCTGGATGAACGGCAGCGGTATGCTCGTGTGGGAAAACGTCTTCGGCACGCTGGTGGGCTGGAGCCAGCGAGATCGCTCGATTCTTCGGTCCATGCTGCCGATTCAGAGGCGGTATGTTCACCTGTTTTCCGGCGAGGGGTGGACGCCGCTGGTGCCGACGGAGTACCCATACGTCTATGCCAGCTTGTGGGAGCAAGACGGCCTGCGGCTGTGGACGCTCGTCAACCGGTCCGCGCAACAGATCGAGGGCACCCTGTTGCGAGTGCCGCATCGTGAGGGTGACAGCTGCTTCGATCTGATCGCCGGCTGTGAGGTGGGACGGGTGCGCGATGGCGAGTTGCTGCTTGACGGCCGGATTCCACCTCGTGGCATTGGTGCATTCGTTGCGGGAGCCGGCAAGCCGTTGGGAGCGGACTTTGCCGCGTTCCTGGCGAGCCAGGCGGCCGTCTACGGCGCTGCCGACTGGAACGCGGCTTCAGAGGATTTCGAGGAGACGCTTCGGCCTGCCGAGCGGACAAGAGGATATGGACCGGATGAGATCCCCGAAGGCATGGTTGCCATTGGGTCCGCGCATGTTCGCATGAAGACCGAGTATCGAAATCGCGAGTGTGGCTTCTATCGAGTGGCGGGGCAGGATCAGTCGGCGCATCCAAGTCGCGACCTGCACGCGATCGTCCGCTTCGAGCAGGAGGTCCGCTTGAGGCCCTATGCGATCGATCTGACGCCTGTGACCAACCGCCAATACGCGGAGTTTCTCCGGCAGACGGGCTACAGACCGGTCAGCGCAGAGAATTTTCTGAGACACTGGCAGGACGGCCGAGTACCCCCGGGCCTGGAGGAGCATCCGGTTGTGTACGTGGACCTGGAGGATGCACGAGCCTACGCCCGCTGGGCGGGCAAGCGACTGTCCACGGAGCAGGAGTGGCAATACGCCGCACAAGGCCCGGCCGGACGTGCGTATCCCTGGGGTGATGCGTGGGAAGACGGCCGCTGCAACGATGGACGCAGCGGCGGGACCACTACCGTGACGGCATTCCCGCAAGGCCGGTCCCCGCTCGGGTGCTACGATATGTGCGGCAATACCTGGGAGTGGACCGAAAGCGAGCGAAGCGACGGCCGGACACGGTTCTGCGTCGTCAAAGGCGGCTCGTACTACAGGGCCCAAGGCTCTCACTGGTATGCTGATGGCGGGCCGCAGCCGTGCGGCTTTGCCGCGAAATTCCTCCTGATGTGGCCGGGGCTGGACCGTTGTGCGACGATTGGGTTTCGCTGCGCGGTCGATCTTGACCACGTTGTCCAGCCTTTGCATTGCGGCGATCCTTGAAGGTCTCGGGCTTTCGGTCGAGCGGCCCTGCCGCTGGCAATGTCGGCATCTCCGCACAAATGGCGGGAGGACTCCTTGTCGAATCGCGCCGCTGCACCTACAATCGCACGCAGTTGTCTCGATCCGAACGGAATGTGCTGTGTAGACGGCAGATTCTGGCAGCAGAAGAGTTGAATCCAGGGACCACAGACCATGAAACAAGTCCTCGTTACGCTCATGGTGTCAGCCACTATCCAGTTCGCCTTTGGCCCGGAGGGACGTGCGCTGGCGGCATTCGATCTCGTGCAGCATGGCGCGCCCACATGCTCGATCGTCATCGCGGAAGAACCCACACCCGCGGCGCGACTGGCGGCCCTCGAGCTGCAATGCCACATCATGCAGATGACGGGGGCGGAAATCCCCATTCGCTCTGAAGGTGAACACATCGATGGGCGCCGGATCCTCGTCGGCGAGAGTTCTGCTACCCGGCAGTTGGGCCTTCGAGGCGTAAACTTCCAGCCACAGGAGTATCTCGTCGCGTTTCGACAGGATGCGATCATCCTGATGGGGCGCGATTGGCAGGACACTGAGGTGAACCGAAAGGCACAGGGGCGATCCACGACAGATCAGACGCTCCAGCAGTTGCGCCATAGGATAGACTACTGGAAGGCAGTAGGCTATCCCCACAGGAGTGCGGGCGAGATGGAGCTTCCGGGCATCTTTGACGATCAGGGCACGTGCCTGGCGGTCTATGACTTCCTGGAGCGCTTCTGCGGCGTGCGATGGTATGGGCCTTCCCAGCTCAATACTGTCATCCCTTCGCGCACAACATTGACCGTTGCAGGTGCGGACGTTCGGCGATCCCCGGCTCTGAAGCATCGCAGCGCTCTTGCCGGCGGCTCCTGGCCGTTCCTGCGCGGGCAGTGGGGTGATTACACGCAGGAGCAGGTCTATCTGCACTGGAGACGGATGCG
This Anaerobaca lacustris DNA region includes the following protein-coding sequences:
- a CDS encoding SUMF1/EgtB/PvdO family nonheme iron enzyme encodes the protein MLSVVLWGLFAASVHGFASGSPDVYRIEIKPLVAAPSDRSQWDSWRVELAVARQQMRQRLNYDGDLYRREEFAWVPSCYSCCFVMMCDQRFYDPVSRRYTVEEYLDEGRAEFGGYDAVVLWHAYPRIGFDDRNQFDFYRDMPGGLAGLRELSRTLHERGVKVFINYNPWDIGTRREARSDVEMLAELVSAIEADGIFLDTLHEGMRELRDRLDAVRPGVVLESELTLPVERVADHHMSWAQWFADSEAPGVLWNKWFERRHMMHQIQRWDRDHTGELHIAWMNGSGMLVWENVFGTLVGWSQRDRSILRSMLPIQRRYVHLFSGEGWTPLVPTEYPYVYASLWEQDGLRLWTLVNRSAQQIEGTLLRVPHREGDSCFDLIAGCEVGRVRDGELLLDGRIPPRGIGAFVAGAGKPLGADFAAFLASQAAVYGAADWNAASEDFEETLRPAERTRGYGPDEIPEGMVAIGSAHVRMKTEYRNRECGFYRVAGQDQSAHPSRDLHAIVRFEQEVRLRPYAIDLTPVTNRQYAEFLRQTGYRPVSAENFLRHWQDGRVPPGLEEHPVVYVDLEDARAYARWAGKRLSTEQEWQYAAQGPAGRAYPWGDAWEDGRCNDGRSGGTTTVTAFPQGRSPLGCYDMCGNTWEWTESERSDGRTRFCVVKGGSYYRAQGSHWYADGGPQPCGFAAKFLLMWPGLDRCATIGFRCAVDLDHVVQPLHCGDP
- a CDS encoding DUF4838 domain-containing protein, giving the protein MKQVLVTLMVSATIQFAFGPEGRALAAFDLVQHGAPTCSIVIAEEPTPAARLAALELQCHIMQMTGAEIPIRSEGEHIDGRRILVGESSATRQLGLRGVNFQPQEYLVAFRQDAIILMGRDWQDTEVNRKAQGRSTTDQTLQQLRHRIDYWKAVGYPHRSAGEMELPGIFDDQGTCLAVYDFLERFCGVRWYGPSQLNTVIPSRTTLTVAGADVRRSPALKHRSALAGGSWPFLRGQWGDYTQEQVYLHWRRMRQGGERWAGNHTFHRNTIKTVFNDPEYQCKNPRGLGSQLCYTNPKLISQVAQMARDYFDGKGELPEGWKAMGDYFAIVPDDNIHLCTCEACQALLEKGRDRKTGFFSSGEMSEYWFSFVNAVAREVRRTHPDNYIATLAYWSYAFAPDFDLEPNVSVAPCLHTCYYPVHAEMKENDLRFYRQWQEKSDAPMFLWVYYHHPMEPALIDRWKCFPHVMVHETARAMQMFI